A part of Legionella quinlivanii genomic DNA contains:
- a CDS encoding recombinase family protein — protein sequence MLIGYARISTSSQNLDLQIDALQKAGCEKIFQDQISGSLINRPALELLLKEIRKGDVLIIWKLDRLGRSFKDLIDLVNTLLEKGVGIKSLNDPIDTTTPQGRLIFNIFGSLAEFERELIKERTIAGLEAARARGKKGGRPKGLSKKALATAHSAELLYKEGRLSVSEICEQLAITRATFYKYLRLRNVMISSENQRKRCHSSLVFSTVNSIR from the coding sequence ATGCTAATTGGCTATGCTCGAATTTCAACCAGCAGTCAAAATTTAGATCTGCAAATTGATGCCCTGCAAAAAGCGGGCTGTGAAAAAATATTTCAAGACCAGATTAGTGGCTCTCTAATAAACCGCCCTGCTCTCGAACTTCTGTTAAAAGAAATTCGTAAAGGAGACGTCCTGATTATTTGGAAACTCGACAGATTAGGACGATCATTTAAGGATTTAATTGATTTAGTGAACACCCTTCTTGAAAAAGGTGTTGGAATAAAAAGCCTGAATGATCCAATAGACACTACCACGCCTCAAGGTCGTTTGATATTCAATATATTCGGGTCTTTAGCTGAATTTGAAAGAGAGCTTATTAAAGAAAGAACGATAGCAGGTCTTGAAGCAGCAAGAGCCAGAGGCAAAAAAGGTGGACGACCAAAGGGACTATCCAAAAAAGCATTAGCCACTGCGCATTCGGCGGAGCTTTTATATAAAGAGGGAAGACTCAGTGTCTCGGAAATTTGTGAGCAACTAGCAATAACCCGAGCAACTTTTTATAAATACCTACGCCTTCGTAATGTCATGATTTCTTCTGAGAATCAAAGAAAACGATGCCACTCCTCTCTTGTATTTAGTACAGTTAATTCAATAAGATAG
- a CDS encoding type II toxin-antitoxin system RelE/ParE family toxin, producing the protein MRIIKTKTFCKWAMKNEISDKRLLIAAQEIANDIYEANYGGGIIKKRVANKGRGKSGSTRTIVAFKKGKNCYFIFGFEKNMKDNISTNEERALKIFAKSLFAYSDKEIAGLLDSGSLLEVRDE; encoded by the coding sequence ATGCGAATTATAAAAACAAAAACTTTCTGTAAATGGGCTATGAAGAATGAGATTAGCGATAAACGCCTTCTCATTGCTGCTCAGGAAATAGCTAATGATATTTATGAAGCTAATTATGGTGGTGGGATCATCAAAAAAAGAGTCGCTAATAAAGGAAGAGGGAAGAGTGGTAGCACTAGAACAATTGTTGCTTTCAAAAAGGGTAAAAATTGTTATTTCATTTTTGGCTTTGAAAAAAATATGAAAGATAATATATCCACTAATGAGGAGCGTGCTCTTAAAATTTTTGCCAAATCTTTATTCGCTTATTCTGACAAAGAAATTGCTGGATTGTTAGATAGCGGTTCGTTATTGGAGGTACGTGATGAGTAA
- a CDS encoding helix-turn-helix domain-containing protein, with the protein MSKIIEAVLEAARDIRLDPITIREIELLNVSEVKELQANEIKKMRIKENLSQTVMAKILNVTPSTYQKWERGEVHPRGANLKLLRLAYTHGINYIL; encoded by the coding sequence ATGAGTAAGATTATTGAGGCTGTATTAGAAGCCGCCAGGGATATTCGTTTAGATCCGATTACGATTAGGGAAATTGAGCTTTTGAATGTCAGTGAGGTTAAGGAACTTCAGGCGAATGAAATCAAAAAAATGCGAATAAAAGAGAACCTGAGCCAAACAGTTATGGCTAAGATATTGAATGTAACACCCTCAACTTATCAAAAATGGGAAAGGGGAGAAGTGCATCCTAGAGGGGCAAATTTAAAACTATTGAGGCTAGCTTATACTCACGGTATAAACTATATACTCTAA
- a CDS encoding aldehyde dehydrogenase family protein — protein sequence MHYLKLLAELKVRLKAKSEALKNLLAEYQPFDVTDYEIERCIRTIDGIEENSAYLNCTQSIDSIAIMLPSNLPLYSLLIFAIIPSFLSKSVHVRPNSILQELNLISRIYDELDLDNLFPNVGVVNEEHAGFEKYIRNANLVIFTGKPSNAEKFLKLMKQDTLLIINGAGHNPVVVTETANIEEAVKGATLLKGFNSGQDCAGPDAILVHRKIAEKFIEQFQQAFNSLPAGACDDPNTIIGPIHRLSELQRLMMLIHQNKKDILSGGIINLNTSQISPTIIVRGIERYPNFKEVYGPVAFIHPYKEDRDLSLYFNDLDGQYSANRMYVSLYGDSEYISSRDDAVNPGRPGNVGIVLKNETIHDVEIGYKAYGGYSMGASGIVKKSSTGTQRAAMPILIPEVIVKYLINNQDLPKSYEEKTSQPRGPSILRNKNDIEPIVLDFQQTVTRAFGDLLAFGFVFGSAAKGKLKVKGDDCDDLDTFVCLKNESPETEAIYLEELKKLHYKYNLKVDDVFPAEIMTLETLKEAISRASKHDVSIWKPIEGQMFDDLFWVHSLTDKKTGFIGDGKLMSSLIKSAQSNIYRWQKQIIAEIKGSSTLPLHLHSTFSGLGKDQIIEKMEKMPPHLVVHLGLNYINENNKKFDQSIQNSIQAQKEGMGFFQLPTPGQRSTTPILPRPGVLNT from the coding sequence ATGCATTATTTAAAACTATTAGCGGAACTAAAAGTCAGACTGAAAGCAAAATCAGAAGCTCTCAAAAATTTACTTGCTGAATATCAGCCATTCGATGTAACGGATTATGAAATTGAACGTTGTATCCGGACAATTGATGGTATTGAAGAAAATTCGGCTTACTTGAATTGCACACAATCGATTGATTCAATCGCTATTATGCTGCCAAGCAATTTACCACTTTATTCTCTTTTAATTTTTGCAATTATTCCCTCATTCCTAAGCAAATCAGTTCATGTGAGACCTAATTCAATTCTTCAGGAACTCAATTTAATATCTAGAATTTATGATGAACTCGATTTGGATAATTTATTTCCCAACGTAGGGGTTGTGAATGAAGAGCATGCTGGATTTGAAAAATATATCCGAAACGCCAACCTGGTAATTTTTACAGGGAAACCCTCCAACGCCGAAAAATTCCTGAAATTAATGAAGCAGGACACTTTACTGATCATCAATGGTGCAGGACATAATCCTGTTGTAGTCACTGAAACAGCTAATATTGAAGAAGCCGTAAAAGGTGCGACTCTTTTGAAAGGCTTCAATAGTGGTCAGGATTGTGCTGGCCCTGACGCCATTCTGGTTCACCGCAAGATAGCTGAAAAGTTTATCGAACAATTTCAGCAGGCATTTAACAGCTTGCCCGCGGGAGCTTGTGATGATCCTAATACAATTATTGGGCCTATTCACCGATTGAGTGAGCTTCAACGTTTAATGATGCTCATTCATCAAAATAAAAAGGATATTCTTTCAGGTGGAATAATCAACCTTAATACGTCCCAAATAAGTCCCACCATCATTGTGCGTGGAATCGAACGCTATCCGAATTTTAAAGAGGTCTATGGCCCTGTTGCTTTTATTCATCCTTATAAAGAAGATCGGGATTTAAGTCTTTATTTTAACGATTTAGATGGACAATATAGTGCTAACAGGATGTATGTTAGCCTTTATGGCGATAGCGAGTACATATCCAGCAGGGATGACGCGGTCAACCCGGGCCGGCCAGGTAATGTCGGAATTGTCCTGAAAAATGAAACTATTCATGACGTTGAAATAGGTTATAAAGCCTATGGTGGCTATAGCATGGGAGCGTCTGGTATAGTTAAAAAATCATCGACGGGAACGCAGCGCGCAGCGATGCCGATTCTTATTCCAGAGGTAATTGTTAAATATCTGATTAACAACCAGGATTTGCCTAAATCTTATGAGGAAAAAACTTCTCAACCCAGAGGACCCTCTATCTTGCGAAACAAGAATGATATTGAACCTATTGTTCTTGATTTTCAACAGACAGTGACCAGGGCTTTCGGTGATCTTCTTGCTTTTGGCTTTGTGTTTGGTAGCGCCGCAAAAGGAAAGCTTAAAGTGAAAGGGGATGATTGCGATGATCTGGATACTTTCGTTTGTTTAAAGAATGAAAGTCCGGAAACTGAGGCAATTTATCTTGAAGAGCTAAAGAAATTACACTACAAATACAATTTGAAAGTGGATGACGTCTTTCCAGCTGAAATCATGACTCTGGAGACTCTAAAAGAGGCAATTTCCAGAGCGAGCAAGCATGATGTATCCATCTGGAAACCCATCGAAGGCCAAATGTTCGATGATTTATTTTGGGTTCATTCCCTGACAGACAAAAAAACGGGATTTATTGGTGATGGTAAACTTATGTCCTCTTTAATTAAGTCGGCTCAAAGCAATATCTATCGTTGGCAAAAACAAATTATTGCAGAAATCAAAGGAAGTTCCACATTACCTCTACATTTGCACAGCACCTTTTCAGGCTTGGGCAAAGATCAGATTATTGAAAAAATGGAAAAAATGCCACCCCACTTGGTGGTACATCTTGGCTTGAATTATATAAATGAAAATAATAAGAAATTTGATCAATCTATTCAAAACTCAATTCAAGCGCAAAAGGAAGGCATGGGATTTTTCCAATTACCTACTCCTGGACAGCGTTCAACGACTCCTATTTTACCCAGACCTGGCGTGTTAAATACTTAA
- a CDS encoding GNAT family N-acetyltransferase: MTIGHHCKIKKAIPEDAQAIIEFLNAVGGETDFLTFGLNEFPISVEDESKIITECISEERNLMLVGKVNDQIISQLFLETSAQSRLKHIGYIGLTVLRNYWGQKVGSEMLAQAIEWAKQKQLVKLQLQVRTDNHQAIQLYKKFGFVCEGTVVKALRIGEHYFDDFLMGLII; the protein is encoded by the coding sequence ATGACAATTGGCCACCATTGTAAAATTAAGAAAGCAATACCTGAGGACGCACAGGCAATTATTGAATTTTTAAATGCTGTTGGAGGAGAAACGGATTTCCTTACGTTTGGTCTGAATGAGTTTCCAATTTCTGTGGAAGATGAAAGCAAAATTATTACTGAATGCATTAGCGAAGAAAGGAATTTAATGTTAGTTGGAAAAGTAAATGATCAGATCATATCGCAACTTTTCCTAGAAACGTCTGCTCAATCCAGATTGAAGCACATTGGTTATATTGGTTTAACTGTGCTTCGTAATTATTGGGGGCAGAAAGTGGGTTCAGAAATGCTTGCGCAGGCAATTGAATGGGCTAAACAGAAGCAACTGGTCAAACTTCAGCTTCAGGTCCGTACAGATAATCATCAGGCAATTCAGTTGTATAAAAAATTTGGTTTTGTTTGTGAGGGGACAGTAGTTAAAGCCTTGAGAATTGGAGAGCATTATTTCGATGATTTTTTAATGGGGTTGATTATATGA
- a CDS encoding ankyrin repeat domain-containing protein, with protein MKEIDVQLFTACEKGSLDTVKKTIMLGADVNAENHHQFISLHIAARAGYVDIVDHLLDCGASIEARNQNDNTPLHSAAYGNQPAMIIKLIKRGASLSAVNKDGDTPLHSAAWKGNTDAVITLLQYKADINSRNNDGDSPLHLATWNNHTSTMRALIQKGANLEAASNSDETPLHLAVAKGHLAAFALLLTNSANVRAQNKKNETIFDMQEWSSIILNMTHFIQELSAIYLRKLSNPCTLFELDFFYFINKIFFTVLCKFEIISQSSLISNSDKNIGVIFQSKNEAIETILANVFFMLPDFKKEIGLSDGYRKKCSILLKATGFFKPGIELFPEDKHCNQDMVEKEFDKTLLLSELVDNECFKYI; from the coding sequence ATGAAAGAAATTGATGTACAACTTTTTACCGCTTGCGAAAAGGGATCATTGGATACGGTAAAAAAAACTATTATGCTGGGTGCAGATGTCAACGCAGAAAATCATCATCAATTTATTTCATTACATATCGCTGCGCGTGCGGGTTATGTCGATATTGTTGATCATTTATTAGATTGTGGCGCTTCAATTGAGGCCAGGAATCAGAATGATAATACGCCTTTACATTCAGCTGCATATGGAAATCAGCCTGCAATGATTATTAAATTAATTAAAAGAGGCGCTAGTCTTTCTGCCGTGAATAAAGATGGAGATACACCACTCCATTCTGCTGCTTGGAAAGGAAATACTGACGCTGTCATCACTCTTCTTCAGTACAAAGCGGATATAAATAGCAGAAATAATGATGGTGACTCCCCTTTGCACCTTGCTACCTGGAATAATCATACCTCTACCATGAGAGCCCTGATTCAAAAAGGTGCAAACCTGGAGGCTGCTTCTAATAGCGATGAGACCCCTTTGCATTTGGCTGTAGCGAAAGGACATTTGGCCGCTTTTGCTCTTTTGTTAACCAATTCTGCTAATGTGCGTGCTCAGAATAAAAAAAATGAAACAATCTTTGATATGCAGGAGTGGAGTTCTATTATTCTAAATATGACTCATTTTATACAAGAGTTATCAGCCATTTATTTAAGAAAGTTATCAAATCCCTGCACATTATTTGAATTAGATTTTTTTTATTTTATCAATAAAATATTTTTCACTGTTCTATGTAAATTTGAAATTATCAGTCAGTCAAGTCTAATCAGCAATTCTGATAAAAATATTGGTGTAATCTTTCAATCAAAGAACGAAGCTATAGAGACGATACTTGCTAATGTTTTCTTCATGTTACCCGATTTTAAAAAGGAAATAGGATTATCTGATGGTTATCGAAAAAAATGCTCAATACTGTTGAAAGCCACAGGTTTTTTTAAACCTGGTATAGAACTTTTTCCTGAAGATAAACATTGTAATCAGGATATGGTAGAAAAAGAGTTTGACAAAACATTACTATTATCAGAGTTAGTCGATAACGAATGTTTTAAGTATATCTGA
- a CDS encoding tetratricopeptide repeat protein, which translates to MPIHSISLLINQALKGKINAYELLIQQHDEKKISVAHLQLIHKEISAILPTDPRYSSALTLRGIINQWGVTGIIDINLSINLFEQAIELNNNMAMYCLAKLFYVGTSSLIDYPAVIELLKRSSDLNNPKASFQLGKIYQNGWGNINANIDLAIEFYDKAIDLNWTQAMIARAELFKRGLGGPVNINAARNLYQRAAALNNRTAILHLARMHRQGIDGVRNFSQAIQLYTKAASLNCPRAMMELGSMFEKGQGAATNLSKAIELYYKAYCLLPRMSPTQLIEACIKSNAEKSKQILFTLYLDKGDFEKISELFISYPNYLIQLLYNRIIYLLDFEVENELRQALINLFVTSDSECLIHLSKLKYLEFKLELQANNRENALKVYSTYLAQRNDLSANDYYRLGNLELAKITDLSPERQVIRINQACIFYYKAYKKGDFGCYRLIVNLQREIQKEEDSLLTDQMLFNRFVDLIPIEQNDLQKKHIIAFETFVIIEKNKLKRRRSCCFFNSFTNNFLSMAEKILNQLQHNIPLAEIIEGDAELAAMDKQSDLYLLAQSLICETPGGENYNENDSLLQPNDQLNDENSIFKTIFSMINSCMESRGPGGIRYT; encoded by the coding sequence ATGCCCATTCACTCTATATCCCTTTTAATTAACCAGGCTCTTAAAGGGAAAATTAATGCCTATGAATTATTGATTCAGCAACATGACGAAAAAAAAATCTCTGTTGCTCATTTACAACTTATTCACAAAGAAATCAGCGCAATCCTCCCTACCGATCCTCGTTACTCAAGCGCCTTAACCCTTCGAGGTATCATTAATCAATGGGGGGTGACTGGTATTATCGATATTAACCTTTCCATTAATTTATTTGAGCAGGCAATCGAATTAAATAATAATATGGCGATGTATTGTCTGGCAAAACTGTTTTATGTGGGGACTAGCTCTTTAATTGACTACCCTGCAGTTATAGAGTTGTTAAAGCGATCCTCTGATTTAAATAATCCTAAAGCCAGTTTTCAATTAGGAAAAATTTATCAAAATGGCTGGGGAAATATAAACGCAAATATTGATCTTGCAATTGAATTTTATGACAAAGCAATTGACTTAAACTGGACTCAAGCGATGATTGCAAGAGCTGAATTATTCAAGCGCGGTTTGGGAGGACCTGTTAATATTAATGCTGCTCGGAATTTATATCAAAGAGCAGCGGCTCTGAACAATAGAACGGCTATTCTTCATTTAGCCCGAATGCACCGGCAAGGGATTGATGGGGTACGAAATTTTAGCCAGGCAATTCAGCTATATACAAAAGCTGCAAGCTTAAATTGCCCCAGAGCTATGATGGAGCTAGGCTCTATGTTTGAAAAAGGACAAGGAGCGGCCACTAACCTCAGCAAAGCAATCGAGCTTTATTATAAGGCCTACTGTCTACTGCCTCGAATGAGCCCTACACAATTGATTGAGGCTTGCATTAAATCGAATGCTGAAAAAAGTAAGCAGATACTTTTTACTTTGTATTTGGACAAAGGAGACTTTGAAAAAATTTCGGAGCTTTTTATTTCATACCCCAATTATTTAATCCAGCTTTTATATAATAGAATTATTTACTTACTTGACTTTGAAGTTGAAAATGAATTACGGCAAGCTCTGATTAATTTATTCGTAACCAGCGACAGCGAGTGTTTAATTCATTTATCCAAATTGAAATATCTTGAATTTAAACTGGAACTACAAGCCAATAATCGTGAAAATGCTCTTAAAGTCTACTCAACCTATCTGGCCCAAAGAAATGATCTATCAGCAAATGATTATTATCGGCTGGGGAATCTCGAATTAGCGAAAATTACTGATTTGTCTCCTGAAAGGCAGGTAATACGCATTAATCAAGCCTGTATATTCTATTATAAAGCCTATAAAAAGGGGGATTTCGGCTGTTATCGTTTAATAGTTAATCTTCAACGTGAGATACAAAAAGAGGAGGATAGTTTATTAACAGATCAAATGCTTTTTAATCGTTTCGTAGATCTTATTCCTATAGAGCAAAATGACCTTCAAAAAAAGCACATTATAGCTTTTGAAACGTTTGTTATCATTGAGAAAAACAAACTTAAAAGACGACGATCCTGCTGTTTTTTTAATTCATTTACTAATAATTTTCTTAGCATGGCTGAGAAAATATTGAATCAGCTTCAGCATAATATTCCCTTGGCTGAAATCATTGAGGGGGATGCAGAGCTTGCTGCAATGGATAAGCAAAGTGATTTATACTTATTGGCCCAGAGTTTGATTTGTGAAACTCCTGGCGGTGAGAATTACAACGAAAACGACAGTCTTCTGCAGCCAAATGATCAACTCAACGATGAGAATTCAATTTTTAAAACGATTTTCTCCATGATTAATTCTTGCATGGAAAGTCGCGGACCTGGAGGAATCAGATATACTTAA
- a CDS encoding type II toxin-antitoxin system RelE/ParE family toxin: MTWNIEFYNDSVEEAILEMPPKIQARMLRLLELIEEHGANLGPPHTESMGDGLFEIRAKAKEGIGRSLYCYMKGRHIIVLLAFVKKSSKTPRSELELARKRKSEVENEHSKPKK, from the coding sequence ATGACCTGGAACATCGAGTTTTATAATGATTCTGTAGAAGAAGCTATTCTGGAAATGCCTCCAAAAATTCAGGCTAGAATGCTTAGGCTTCTAGAATTAATTGAAGAGCACGGAGCAAATTTGGGGCCACCACATACTGAATCCATGGGCGATGGTCTTTTTGAAATTAGAGCAAAAGCCAAAGAAGGTATAGGTCGTTCTCTTTATTGTTACATGAAAGGGCGCCATATTATTGTGTTACTTGCCTTTGTTAAGAAAAGTAGCAAAACGCCTAGGTCTGAACTTGAATTAGCGAGAAAGAGAAAATCGGAGGTTGAAAATGAGCATTCAAAGCCTAAAAAATAA
- a CDS encoding helix-turn-helix domain-containing protein: protein MSIQSLKNKALKNPEVKAEYDLLEQEFALIDTLLSMRRKSGLTQEEIAKKMGTQKGNISRLEKGNGNPSWKTIQNYAHACGFEVSMKVKTMSSQHKNNVAN from the coding sequence ATGAGCATTCAAAGCCTAAAAAATAAAGCCCTTAAAAATCCTGAAGTAAAAGCTGAGTACGATTTATTAGAGCAAGAGTTTGCTTTGATAGATACATTACTTTCCATGAGAAGAAAATCTGGACTAACCCAGGAAGAGATAGCAAAAAAAATGGGAACTCAAAAAGGGAATATCTCACGCTTAGAAAAAGGTAATGGGAATCCTAGCTGGAAAACAATTCAAAATTACGCACATGCCTGTGGATTTGAAGTTTCTATGAAAGTTAAAACCATGTCTTCGCAACATAAAAATAATGTCGCTAATTGA
- a CDS encoding IS256 family transposase, whose translation MKDCSLKLASAPERERGLEDPLTEVLREGAKELIRKAVEAELSEMLSAYSEVRLLDGRPSVVRNGYLPSRQIQTGIGEVEVQVPKVRDRSGSGIHFNSQLLPPYLRRTKSLEELIPWLYLKGLSTGDYTDALSALVGESARGLSANTVSRLKEKWLDEHKEWQRQDLRSKRYVYWWADGIYSKVRMDDKLCLLVIIGVTESGLKELVAVCDGYRESTASWEEVLLNLRQRGLPTAPKLAIGDGALGFWGAISKVYPETRHQRCWVHKTANVLNKLPKSMQPKVKASLHEIWMAEKREDAYKAFDNTVALYSAKYPKAMECLVKDKEELLAFYDFPAEHWIHIRTTNPIESAFSTVRLRTHKSRNCGSRDTTLAMVFKLMEVAQKRWIKIRGFNLLTLVINNVKFVDGVQISKQSDRVAA comes from the coding sequence ATGAAGGATTGTAGTCTAAAGCTTGCGTCAGCACCAGAGAGAGAAAGAGGTCTAGAAGACCCGTTAACTGAGGTGTTAAGGGAAGGAGCCAAGGAATTAATAAGAAAAGCAGTAGAAGCGGAGTTATCCGAGATGCTGTCAGCCTATTCTGAAGTGCGTTTACTGGATGGCCGTCCTTCAGTGGTTAGGAATGGTTATCTGCCTTCTCGCCAGATTCAGACAGGAATCGGCGAGGTGGAAGTTCAGGTACCTAAGGTAAGGGACCGCAGTGGCTCAGGCATTCACTTCAACAGCCAGCTATTGCCGCCTTATTTAAGACGTACTAAAAGCCTGGAAGAACTCATTCCCTGGCTGTATTTAAAGGGGTTATCCACGGGTGATTATACGGATGCCTTATCGGCATTGGTTGGAGAGAGTGCGCGAGGTTTATCGGCCAATACAGTATCCCGCTTAAAGGAAAAATGGCTTGATGAGCACAAGGAGTGGCAGCGCCAGGATTTAAGGAGCAAACGCTATGTTTATTGGTGGGCAGATGGTATTTACAGCAAGGTTCGTATGGATGATAAACTGTGCCTTCTAGTGATTATTGGTGTCACCGAGAGCGGATTAAAGGAACTTGTTGCCGTTTGTGATGGCTATCGGGAATCAACGGCTAGCTGGGAAGAAGTGCTGTTAAACTTACGTCAACGCGGTCTTCCTACAGCGCCTAAATTAGCGATTGGGGATGGTGCCTTAGGGTTTTGGGGAGCGATAAGCAAGGTTTATCCAGAAACCCGGCATCAACGATGCTGGGTGCACAAAACAGCTAATGTGTTGAACAAACTTCCCAAGTCTATGCAGCCTAAGGTAAAAGCCTCGCTACATGAGATTTGGATGGCTGAAAAGCGAGAAGATGCCTATAAGGCGTTTGATAATACAGTTGCGCTCTACAGTGCTAAATACCCAAAGGCCATGGAGTGCCTTGTCAAAGACAAAGAGGAGCTGCTGGCTTTCTATGACTTTCCAGCAGAGCACTGGATCCACATACGGACAACTAATCCTATTGAATCAGCCTTCTCCACAGTACGCTTGAGAACTCATAAGTCTAGAAACTGCGGCTCTAGAGACACCACTTTGGCCATGGTATTTAAACTGATGGAGGTCGCTCAAAAACGCTGGATTAAAATCAGAGGGTTTAACTTATTAACTTTGGTTATTAATAATGTGAAATTTGTAGATGGAGTACAAATTAGTAAACAGTCAGACAGAGTGGCCGCCTAA
- a CDS encoding helix-turn-helix transcriptional regulator, with protein MITEKSKDSLSFIESITGKKLTLGSFLLAIRQGEDESQVAFAKILGISRQNLCDIEHGRKFISPKMAAEYADKLGYSKKQFVRLCLQDLLDRDGLSLVVEVDNIAQN; from the coding sequence ATGATTACTGAGAAATCAAAAGATTCATTAAGTTTCATTGAGTCAATAACAGGCAAAAAACTAACGCTAGGCTCCTTTCTTTTAGCTATACGACAGGGAGAAGATGAGTCACAGGTGGCGTTTGCGAAAATTCTAGGTATATCCCGTCAAAATTTATGCGATATTGAACACGGTCGTAAATTTATTAGTCCAAAAATGGCCGCAGAGTATGCTGATAAATTAGGTTATTCAAAAAAGCAATTTGTACGTCTTTGCTTGCAGGATTTACTGGATCGGGATGGTTTATCATTGGTTGTTGAGGTAGATAATATAGCTCAAAATTAA
- a CDS encoding type II toxin-antitoxin system RelE family toxin — MNIYTVVLTKNAKRDLQKVPPYIAVKLAGWIESVAHDGLLEVRKVPGFHDEPLKGNRVGQRSIRLSKSYRAIYKIGKNGEMEIVEVLEVNKHDY; from the coding sequence GTGAACATCTACACAGTAGTTTTAACTAAAAACGCGAAGCGAGATTTACAAAAGGTCCCGCCCTACATTGCAGTAAAATTAGCTGGTTGGATAGAATCTGTGGCACATGATGGATTATTAGAAGTAAGAAAAGTCCCAGGATTTCATGATGAACCATTAAAAGGTAATAGGGTCGGACAACGTTCTATCAGGTTGAGTAAATCCTATAGAGCTATTTATAAGATTGGAAAAAATGGTGAGATGGAAATAGTTGAGGTCTTGGAGGTAAATAAGCATGATTACTGA
- a CDS encoding PDDEXK nuclease domain-containing protein has translation MNAEVLKDEKTLEDAILSDIEEFLLSMGKGFTFQERQKVIEIDGDFFKIDLLMFHRKLRCMIAIELKKGKFKAADKGQIELYLRWLEKHEMQPGENPPIGIVLCSEKSDERVELLQLEKSGIRVSQFITELPPKEIFQKRLHDAIERAREKETSQKLLDQG, from the coding sequence TTGAATGCGGAAGTATTAAAAGACGAGAAAACACTAGAAGATGCTATCTTAAGTGATATAGAAGAATTCTTATTAAGCATGGGAAAAGGATTTACCTTTCAAGAACGCCAGAAAGTCATTGAAATCGATGGAGATTTTTTCAAAATAGATTTATTGATGTTTCACAGAAAATTGCGATGTATGATAGCAATTGAATTAAAAAAAGGTAAATTTAAAGCTGCAGATAAGGGACAAATTGAATTATATTTACGGTGGCTTGAAAAGCATGAAATGCAGCCAGGAGAAAATCCTCCTATTGGAATTGTGCTTTGCTCCGAAAAATCTGATGAGCGTGTTGAATTATTACAATTAGAGAAGAGTGGTATTAGAGTTTCTCAATTTATTACAGAACTACCCCCAAAAGAAATATTTCAAAAAAGATTACATGATGCTATTGAGCGCGCCAGGGAAAAAGAAACAAGTCAAAAGTTGTTAGATCAAGGTTAA
- a CDS encoding helix-turn-helix domain-containing protein, with protein sequence MKALTLNEFIDDKIKQDEEFAKHYEREQIINNIAAMIVNARKKRHMTQSELANKIGTKQSVISRLESGNSSFIPSLETLVKIADALNMHLKLQLQV encoded by the coding sequence ATGAAAGCACTTACCTTAAATGAATTTATTGACGACAAAATTAAACAGGATGAAGAATTTGCCAAACACTATGAGCGTGAGCAAATTATTAATAATATAGCTGCAATGATTGTAAATGCCCGTAAAAAACGCCATATGACCCAATCCGAATTGGCTAATAAAATTGGAACTAAACAATCGGTCATTTCTCGTCTGGAAAGCGGCAATAGTTCATTTATTCCCTCTTTGGAAACCTTGGTTAAGATTGCGGATGCACTCAACATGCATTTAAAACTACAATTACAGGTTTAA